Within the Catalinimonas niigatensis genome, the region GAAGCTTTATCTTCTATTATTTCTCCCCAAGAAGAGCTTACCTTAATGCCCCTACATAAGGCTTTCAGTGGACAGAATAATGTCATTGAAACCTACTTTGGCAAACAAGCTGATATCAAGAGTGATCCATTTATTGCGCTCAATACGGCTATGGCGCATCAGGGTGTATTTTTGCATGTGCCCAAAGGTAAAGTAGTTAAAAAACCAGTACTTACTTATTTCTTCAGTGATACCAGCGCAGGAAATATAACAGCACATCCGCGTAACCTATACGTGATTGAAGAGAATGCACAGGTCCAATTGATGGAATCTTTTCATACCTTGGGTGAAGCAGCCAGTTACAACAATCCTGTAACAGAACTTGTAGTCAAGGAAGCCGCTCATGTGCATTATTATAAATATGTAAATGAAAGCGCCTTAGCCTATCATACAGGTACTACGCAACTTTTGCAAGCCCGAAATAGCCATTTTCACGGTGTGAATGTCTCACTTAAAGGCAATATCATCCGTAATAATGCCAACGCAGTGTTAGATGCAGAACATTGTGAGTCACATTTATATGGTCTTTATATGCTGGATGGGCAAAGTCACGTAGATAACCATACTTCCGTAGACCACAGAAAAGCAAATTCCTTTAGCAATGAGCTGTATAAAGGCATCATGGATGATAGCTCAAAAGGTGTTTTTAATGGAAAAATCTTCGTCAGACCGAATGCCCAGAAGACCAATGCATTCCAGTCAAATAATAATATTTTATTGACTAATGAGGCTTCCATTGACACCAAACCACAGCTGGAAATATGGGCAGATGATGTAAAATGTTCACATGGTGCCACCACCGGTCAACTAGATAGTGAACAAATGTTTTACCTTCAAACGCGTGGCTTGAGCAAAATACAAGCCAGAGCAGTATTGCTGAAGGCTTTTGCAGGTGATGTTATACAACATGTTAAAATTGACGTCCTGCGCGAAGCAATTGAGCAAGTGATTAGCAAACGGTTGGAAAAAGAAACTTAGTTATGAGTAGCATTTCAGCGCAACATAGCGATACAACATTTGCATCTTCTTTTGAGGTGCAAAAGATTCGTGAGATGTTTCCTATTCTTCATCAGGAAGTCAATGGAAAACCTCTTGTCTATTTCGATAATGCTGCTACTACACAAAAACCACAATCTGTCATTGATGCCTTAAATCATTATTATACCCATGATAATGCCAATATCCATAGAGGTATCCACACTTTGGCGGAACGTGCTACTGCTGCTTTTGAAGAAACAAGACAGGCTATACAGGCATTTTTAGGAGCCCGTGAGCCTGAAGAAATCATTTTTACCAAAGGTACTACGGATAGTATCAACTTGGTGGCTCATTCTTTTGGCAAAGCAAATGTCAAAGAAGGTGACGAGATCATCATTTCTGCGATGGAACATCACTCCAATATTGTTCCCTGGCAAATTTTATGTGAAGACAAAGGAGCGAAGCTTAAAGTAATTCCTGTAAATGAGCAGGGTGAGATATTAATAGATGAGTACCAAAAACTGTTGAGTGAAAAAACTAAGCTGGTAAGTGTAGTATATGCTTCTAACAGTTTAGGTACAATTAATCCAGTAAAAGAGATCGTTGATTTAGCCCATTCTTATGGTGCAGTGGTCGTGCTGGATGGAGCTCAGGCTTCTGCTCACCTGGAGATTGATGTACAGGAACTCAATTGTGATTTCTTTGCCTTGTCAGCACATAAAATGTATGGTCCTACCGGGGTGGGTGTGTTGTATGGTAAAAGAAGGCTGTTAGAAAAAATGCCTCCTTACCAGGCAGGTGGTGAGATGATCAGCAACGTAAGTTTTGAGAAAACCACTTACAATGATATTCCTTACAAATTTGAGGCTGGTACTCCCAACATTGCAGATGTGGTGGCTTTCAAACAGGCCATTGATTTTATCCAGAGCATTGGTAAAGCAAAAATTCAAGCCCATGAGCAGGCATTGTTGGCCTATGCACATCAACAACTAGAGCAAATTCCCGGTCTGAAAATTATTGGAACAGCCCGGGAGAAAGTAAGTGTGGCCTCTTTTGTCATTGATCAGGTTTTTCATTTTGATATTGGGCAAATGCTGGATGCCAGAGGTATTGCCATACGTACCGGTCATCATTGTACACAACCCCTTATGGATAGATATGGTATTGAAGGAACAGCCAGAGCTTCTTTTTCTGTTTATAATACCAAAGAGGAAATTGACAATTTGGTGGAAGGCTTATCAAAGATCGTAAAAATGATGCGTAAATAATATGCCAGAGACTATCAAAGAAATACAGGACGAAATCATTGAAGAATTTTCCATGCTGGATGGAGATCAGGAGATGACCAATTTTTATATCATGGAACTTGGCCAGAAGCTTCCTGAGTTAGAAGAAGAAAATAAAACGGAAGATAATATCATCAAAGGCTGCCAGTCTAAAGTATGGGTAGTACCTGTACCTGAAGGAGAGCGCCTGAATTTTAAAGCAGATAGCAATTCTGCCATTACCAAGGGGCTGGTAAGTTTGTTAGTACGGATTTTTAACCATCAAAAAGCTGAGGATATCCTGAACGCAGATCTATATTTTATTGACAAGATTGGAATGAACCGCTTTATTGGCACCCAACGGTCTAATGGTTTTGGAGCTATGATCAAGCAAATCAGATTGTTTGCTTTGGTGCAAAAAGACCGTATTGAAGCGACCAAGTAATTATTTTTAACAATGAGTACTGAGAAAACAAATATTGAAAATCTGAGAGAAAAAGTAGTCAACGCCATCAAGACTGTGTATGATCCTGAAATTCCAGTTGACGTTTACGAACTGGGATTAATTTATGAGATCAGCGTCTATCCAGTCAATAATGTGTTTGTGTTGATGACGCTTACTTCTCCATCTTGTCCGGCTGCCGAGACTATTCCTTCGGAAGTAGAACAAAAGATCAAACAGATAGAGGGCATCAATGATGTAAAAATTGAGCTGACCTTTGACCCTCCTTTCACACAAGACATGATGTCTGAAGCAGCAAAGTTAGAGCTTGGTTTTATGTAAAATTTCTTAATATACAATAATAAAATTATACAGATATGTATCCAGAACAATTAGTAGCACCTATGCGCAAAGACCTGACTACGGTTGGGTTTCAGGAGTTTACAACCTCTGAGCAAGTAGAGAAGCATTTGAGCGAACATAAAGGCACTACCTTGATGGTGATCAACTCTGTGTGCGGATGTGCCGCAGGCGCTGCCCGTCCCGGAGTGAAATATGCTTTGCAACACAGCGAAAAGAAGCCTGATCATCTTACCACTGTTTTTGCCGGTGTAGATCAGGAAGCGGTAGCCAAAGCGCGTGAATTCACTTTACCTTACCCTCCTTCTTCACCTTCTATTGCTCTTTTCAAAGATGGTGAACTGGTTCATTTCGTAGAAAGACACCATATTGAAGGTCGTCCTGCTGAAATGATTGCCGAGCACCTGATAGATGTGTTTGAAGAATTTTGCTAGAGCAAATGGTTATTCAATAGAAAAGGAGGAATAAAATCCTCCTTTTTTTATGCCTGTGAATCTGTTTTTAAAAAGAAAAACGTGTTCGGAACTCCTCCATTTCATCCAACAAGGAGTCTTCTTCCCATTGAGGGAGATACTTGAAAAGTTTCAGATTGGTATCTACCGAAAGCTCTCTTAGCCCCAGGTGGCGATTGACAAAGATAAATTCAAGGTCAAAATAGATTGCCTTTACCACATCTACGATATCCAGAATCTGGAAGTTTTTATCCACGAGATTATAAATATCTGAAGGCATATTCGTGTGGATCAATTGTGCCAATACCTCTCCTACCCTTTGTACATTGATAAACGCTCTTCTTTGTTTTCCATCTCCATGAATAGAGATACGGCGCTTGAAATTAGCTTCAAACATAAAACGGTTGATGACCGCATCAAAACGCAAACTTTCGTTGAAGCCATACACGTTACCACAACGCATGATGTATGTAGGAATTTTAGGAAATAATCTTTGCACATGCTCCTCTCCCCTTAACTTAGAAATGCCATAGAGAGTCTGCGGGCTTGGAATTGAACTTTCATCTACCAACGCTTGAGATGATCCATAAACTGAGGTACTACTCAGATAGACCAACTTTTGTACCTTAGGCGACTCTTCAATAGCATAAACCAACTCAGCAGTACCCCAATGATTGGTTTGCTCGTATGCATGTCCGTCGGAATTTACAAAAGGAGTGACTACCTTTGCTGCCAGATGATATATGATATTGGCCTCCTTTACTGCCATACGCAACTTCCGCGTATCCAGCAATTCACCATGTATGAGTTCTATTTTAAGCTCTTTGTTAGAAGACTTTTCTTTCAGATGTTCACCTAAAAACATATGAAAATTATCTCGGGATAAGTTATCATAGACGATAATGCGCGAGATGGATGGATCTTTTACCAATTGCGCCATCAATTGGGTGCCGACATAGCCTGCTCCCCCAGTTACTAAAACAGTCATAAATTAAGCTTTTGCCAAATCAGTATTTAGTCCACATTCCGTTTTGTTCATGCCGTACCAGCGGGCTTCTCTTTCCTGCATATCAGGATCTGGTTTCTTGGTACAAGGTTCACAACCAATACTTGCGTAGCCCTTAGCATCCAGAGGATGGCGTGGCAGATCATATTCGCGAATGTAAGCAAATACTTCCTGAATAGTCCAATCCAACATAGGATGGAAACGAAGTACATCATGAGGAGCAGGCTGTTCTACCTTCATCGCCTGCCTTACCCTGCTCTGTTCAGCTCGGATACCATTAATCCATATATCATAATCCCTCAGCACAGTCTCCATAGGCTGGGTTTTGTTCAAATAACAGCAATAATCCGGATCAGAAGTAAAAAGTAAGTTGCCTTCTGCATCGCGCTGCTGATGCTTTGGAACCAATGGATTGACTCTCTTAAGATTCATGCCAAAACGTTCGGATACTTCATCTGCAAAAGCTACTGCCTCTGGAAAAAGGTAACCGGTATTCAGAAAATACACAGGAATATCCCGGTCAATCCGACTCAACATATGCAATAGTACAAGACTGTGGGTTTGAAAAGAAGAGGTTGTAAACAGTGTTTTACCTTCACTCTTATATTTTTCCAACTGCTGCTTAATCTGCTCAAATTTCACGATGGGAGTTCTTATAGTAAATCAATTGAATTCTTGACGGTGGTTATACAACACATGGATACGAAAAATAAATGCATGGAGTTCAGAAAATTTTGCTCAGTCAATGCAGCGATTATCTTTGTTGATCTAATTTTAAGAAACATGCATACTTTATTCAAAGATTTTCTGGAATATAACCATTATGCTAACAAACTCTTTATCAGAATCTTTCTGGAGAATGGTTTTCAAGAAGAAAAAGGAATCAGACTCTTCAGCCACATCATCAATGCTCATCACATTTGGCTGGCTCGTATCAGGAACGATACACCTATGTTTGATGTATGGGAAATTCATGTCAGCAACAGTTTTTCTAAAGTTGACCAAGAAAATCATCGTCAGTCCCTAAAGTTGCTACAGGATGAAAAAGACCTGAACAGAATCGTCAGTTACACCAATTCCAAAGGGCATGCTTACCAAAATAGTATACAGGAAATCTTACTGCACATTATCAATCACTCTACGCATCATCGGGGGCAAATTGCAACGCTGATCCGAGAGAGTGGTATGGAGCCTCCTGTTTCAGATTATATATTTTACAAAAGATAACAAGATGAGAACCATTTTCTCCGAATACAAAACGGATTATTCCAGCTATACTTTTTCGTATGCAGTGTACTGCATCAAAGAAACACAAAAGGAATTGGCTGATATCTATGGCCGTGGCTTTCTACCCTATACTGGTAATACTTCATTAGAAGATGATACCTTTTACATGGCGCGCAGCTTACGCGTTGACTTACAAAACTTTAAAAGCAGTTCTGAGAACCGCCGGGTGGATAGAAAAATAGAACCTTTGGCAATCCAGATGCAAATTCAAGAGAAAAAAGATTTCAACCTTCAGGATGAGGAATTTCAACAATTCTGCTCCCACTATGCCGAAGAACGCTTCTCCGGAGGCTCTATGCAGGCTGAAAGACTTAAATATGTGATGGAGCGTGAAATGCTGACCCATATCATATCTTTCTATTCAGGAGATAAAATTTACGGATATGTATTTACTGTCATGGAAGGTGATATGCTCCACTACTGGTTTTCTTTTTATGACACGGAGTATATGCGCTCACATTCTTTGGGAAAATGGATGATGTGGAAAGTCATAGACTGGGCTCAGGAGCAGCAATTGTCACATGTCTATATTGGTACCTGCTATAAGGAAAGATCGCTCTATAAAGTCCGTGACCATAAAGGAGCTGAGTTTTTTGACGGGGCCAGATGGAATACGGATGTCAGCTTGCTTAAAGAACTCTGCAAGAGTGATGAAGAAGAGAAAAACAGTGATTTATTCAAAAGCAGGCCGGAAATGTATAAATAAAAAAAATAAGGACGGTGAAACACCGTCCTTTCTGTTTAATCATGTACGTAAATCTAAAATCAACTTCCGAAGATCTTAGTCAATATTCCTTTTTTTAATGGTTTAGCAGAGAAGCCAGCCAGATTAATAATATCCACGACGTCTCTAGGTTCCAGGGACTCTTGTCCCATGACGGTAAGTGTTTTTTCTTCCTCCTCCGTAGCTACATTCCATTGTAAAATTTCCTGGGAATTGTTAAGGTACGAAGCAACAGTTTCGACACAGCCGCCACAATTGATGTTGGTTTTAAACTTATAGGTTTTCATAAGCATATTCTTTCTTATCTAAAGAATTACAAGTATAGAGAATACATTCTTAACAATAATAGTTCCTTGCCTAAAACTTATCCTGACAAATCAGTTTAAGCCCTTCATAAGTAGGTAAACAGGTTTATATTTGTGCTATGAAAAAATTGATCCGCTGGGCCATACGTTACATACCTCGTAAGTACTTACAGCTTTTCGGGCAGCAATTCCTCAACATTATAGCATTTTTTTATCGGGGAAACAATGTACAATGTCCGGTAGACGGAAGAAAATATCGCAAGTTTTTGCCTTATGGCAGGATAGAAACCAGACCTAATGCTTTGTGTCCCAGCTCTTTGACTTTAGAACGCCATCGTTTGATGTGGTTGTATCTCAAAAATAAAACTAACTTTTTTTCCGGAAAACATAAGGTTCTGCATGTGGCTCCCGAGATTTGTTTTATCCATCGTTTTGAGCAAATGCCCAATTTAGAATACATTACTGCTGATCTGGACTCTCCCTGGGCAAAAATCAAGATGGATCTGCATGATGTGCCTTTTGATGACAATTCGTTTGATATTGTTTTCTGCAATCATGTGATGGAACATGTAAAAGATGACATCCGATGCATGAGCGAGCTCTATCGGGTGCTTAGACCAGGCGGATGGGCTATCATTCAGTCACCAGTCTACGACTTCCCTGCCACCAAAGAAGATCCCACCATCACTGATCCGGTGGAGAGGGAAAAGGCTTTCGGACAAAGGGACCACGTACGTATGTATGGGCTGGATTACGCCGATCGTCTACGCACAGCAGGATTTACAGTCAC harbors:
- the sufD gene encoding Fe-S cluster assembly protein SufD; this encodes MSQVTKSQKTDLATAFAEQYKSFSKESTDKQTASLRQEAIDNFISQGLPSNKSEAYKYTPITRRLEKQFSSLDLTKSTVPEISAELEKEIQSILLNIEANHLVFVNGHYVEALSSIISPQEELTLMPLHKAFSGQNNVIETYFGKQADIKSDPFIALNTAMAHQGVFLHVPKGKVVKKPVLTYFFSDTSAGNITAHPRNLYVIEENAQVQLMESFHTLGEAASYNNPVTELVVKEAAHVHYYKYVNESALAYHTGTTQLLQARNSHFHGVNVSLKGNIIRNNANAVLDAEHCESHLYGLYMLDGQSHVDNHTSVDHRKANSFSNELYKGIMDDSSKGVFNGKIFVRPNAQKTNAFQSNNNILLTNEASIDTKPQLEIWADDVKCSHGATTGQLDSEQMFYLQTRGLSKIQARAVLLKAFAGDVIQHVKIDVLREAIEQVISKRLEKET
- a CDS encoding cysteine desulfurase, with protein sequence MSSISAQHSDTTFASSFEVQKIREMFPILHQEVNGKPLVYFDNAATTQKPQSVIDALNHYYTHDNANIHRGIHTLAERATAAFEETRQAIQAFLGAREPEEIIFTKGTTDSINLVAHSFGKANVKEGDEIIISAMEHHSNIVPWQILCEDKGAKLKVIPVNEQGEILIDEYQKLLSEKTKLVSVVYASNSLGTINPVKEIVDLAHSYGAVVVLDGAQASAHLEIDVQELNCDFFALSAHKMYGPTGVGVLYGKRRLLEKMPPYQAGGEMISNVSFEKTTYNDIPYKFEAGTPNIADVVAFKQAIDFIQSIGKAKIQAHEQALLAYAHQQLEQIPGLKIIGTAREKVSVASFVIDQVFHFDIGQMLDARGIAIRTGHHCTQPLMDRYGIEGTARASFSVYNTKEEIDNLVEGLSKIVKMMRK
- a CDS encoding SufE family protein, with product MPETIKEIQDEIIEEFSMLDGDQEMTNFYIMELGQKLPELEEENKTEDNIIKGCQSKVWVVPVPEGERLNFKADSNSAITKGLVSLLVRIFNHQKAEDILNADLYFIDKIGMNRFIGTQRSNGFGAMIKQIRLFALVQKDRIEATK
- a CDS encoding SUF system Fe-S cluster assembly protein gives rise to the protein MSTEKTNIENLREKVVNAIKTVYDPEIPVDVYELGLIYEISVYPVNNVFVLMTLTSPSCPAAETIPSEVEQKIKQIEGINDVKIELTFDPPFTQDMMSEAAKLELGFM
- a CDS encoding BrxA/BrxB family bacilliredoxin is translated as MYPEQLVAPMRKDLTTVGFQEFTTSEQVEKHLSEHKGTTLMVINSVCGCAAGAARPGVKYALQHSEKKPDHLTTVFAGVDQEAVAKAREFTLPYPPSSPSIALFKDGELVHFVERHHIEGRPAEMIAEHLIDVFEEFC
- a CDS encoding NAD-dependent epimerase/dehydratase family protein, yielding MTVLVTGGAGYVGTQLMAQLVKDPSISRIIVYDNLSRDNFHMFLGEHLKEKSSNKELKIELIHGELLDTRKLRMAVKEANIIYHLAAKVVTPFVNSDGHAYEQTNHWGTAELVYAIEESPKVQKLVYLSSTSVYGSSQALVDESSIPSPQTLYGISKLRGEEHVQRLFPKIPTYIMRCGNVYGFNESLRFDAVINRFMFEANFKRRISIHGDGKQRRAFINVQRVGEVLAQLIHTNMPSDIYNLVDKNFQILDIVDVVKAIYFDLEFIFVNRHLGLRELSVDTNLKLFKYLPQWEEDSLLDEMEEFRTRFSF
- a CDS encoding phosphoadenylyl-sulfate reductase, whose amino-acid sequence is MKFEQIKQQLEKYKSEGKTLFTTSSFQTHSLVLLHMLSRIDRDIPVYFLNTGYLFPEAVAFADEVSERFGMNLKRVNPLVPKHQQRDAEGNLLFTSDPDYCCYLNKTQPMETVLRDYDIWINGIRAEQSRVRQAMKVEQPAPHDVLRFHPMLDWTIQEVFAYIREYDLPRHPLDAKGYASIGCEPCTKKPDPDMQEREARWYGMNKTECGLNTDLAKA
- a CDS encoding DinB family protein; this encodes MHTLFKDFLEYNHYANKLFIRIFLENGFQEEKGIRLFSHIINAHHIWLARIRNDTPMFDVWEIHVSNSFSKVDQENHRQSLKLLQDEKDLNRIVSYTNSKGHAYQNSIQEILLHIINHSTHHRGQIATLIRESGMEPPVSDYIFYKR
- a CDS encoding GNAT family N-acetyltransferase, giving the protein MRTIFSEYKTDYSSYTFSYAVYCIKETQKELADIYGRGFLPYTGNTSLEDDTFYMARSLRVDLQNFKSSSENRRVDRKIEPLAIQMQIQEKKDFNLQDEEFQQFCSHYAEERFSGGSMQAERLKYVMEREMLTHIISFYSGDKIYGYVFTVMEGDMLHYWFSFYDTEYMRSHSLGKWMMWKVIDWAQEQQLSHVYIGTCYKERSLYKVRDHKGAEFFDGARWNTDVSLLKELCKSDEEEKNSDLFKSRPEMYK
- a CDS encoding heavy-metal-associated domain-containing protein produces the protein MKTYKFKTNINCGGCVETVASYLNNSQEILQWNVATEEEEKTLTVMGQESLEPRDVVDIINLAGFSAKPLKKGILTKIFGS
- a CDS encoding class I SAM-dependent methyltransferase, translating into MKKLIRWAIRYIPRKYLQLFGQQFLNIIAFFYRGNNVQCPVDGRKYRKFLPYGRIETRPNALCPSSLTLERHRLMWLYLKNKTNFFSGKHKVLHVAPEICFIHRFEQMPNLEYITADLDSPWAKIKMDLHDVPFDDNSFDIVFCNHVMEHVKDDIRCMSELYRVLRPGGWAIIQSPVYDFPATKEDPTITDPVEREKAFGQRDHVRMYGLDYADRLRTAGFTVTEDDYVRTLAPEDIKWYALMESETIYFCQKEKKVAESSL